One region of Bdellovibrio bacteriovorus genomic DNA includes:
- a CDS encoding DUF333 domain-containing protein, whose product MMNLFFAAVVGFAFAANSPLKLRYFQNESYKQVVTEKVGQFRVDEKCAKSISCKSLQIAKGGPYKIHKTKASFIGNPAANYCWDVGAKNRVLKDEKNNQYDFCAFEDGSIIDAWSLYRAHYPQPKIK is encoded by the coding sequence ATGATGAATCTATTTTTTGCTGCGGTTGTAGGCTTCGCATTTGCCGCTAATTCGCCTTTAAAGCTCCGATACTTTCAAAACGAATCCTATAAACAAGTAGTTACTGAAAAGGTCGGCCAATTTAGAGTCGATGAAAAATGTGCGAAAAGTATTTCATGTAAAAGTTTGCAGATAGCTAAAGGCGGACCTTACAAAATCCACAAAACGAAAGCATCATTTATCGGAAATCCCGCCGCAAACTATTGTTGGGACGTGGGTGCAAAAAATAGAGTGCTTAAAGACGAAAAGAATAATCAATATGATTTTTGTGCTTTCGAGGACGGCTCCATCATCGACGCTTGGAGCCTCTATCGTGCTCATTATCCGCAACCAAAGATTAAATAG
- a CDS encoding carbonic anhydrase, protein MKAIFSFLVITTISLSIFANDHAPAGVDADTSLRWLQNGNNRFTGAKLRSDGQSQGDVHRLSTGQKPHAIVLSCSDSRVPPEVVFDQKLGEIFVVRTAGEALGDNAIGSIEYAVEHLGSKLLVVMGHTSCGAVKAAHSTLNGSSLGTPALDNLVKDIQPRISQFKDKKPSKNFERESWANTEGVAKDLVTRSELIRKKVESGDLRIVSSLYDLESGHVAFKNEPTLQMRIPASVDEPKKEESHSHEKAGHTCDKCKEKKKAEVAKHSHGEEKKTDKKAHDEHAPDAHSEHSH, encoded by the coding sequence ATGAAAGCTATCTTTTCGTTCTTAGTTATCACCACAATTTCCCTCTCAATATTTGCGAATGATCACGCTCCTGCCGGGGTGGATGCAGATACATCTTTGCGTTGGCTGCAAAATGGAAACAACCGTTTTACGGGTGCAAAACTTCGCAGTGATGGTCAATCACAAGGTGATGTGCATCGTTTAAGTACGGGGCAAAAACCTCATGCTATCGTTCTAAGTTGCAGTGATTCGCGTGTTCCGCCTGAGGTCGTTTTCGACCAGAAATTAGGAGAGATTTTCGTCGTCAGAACGGCCGGTGAAGCTCTTGGTGATAATGCGATCGGAAGTATTGAATACGCTGTGGAGCATTTGGGATCAAAGCTTTTGGTAGTTATGGGACACACTTCTTGCGGAGCTGTGAAGGCCGCGCACAGTACTTTGAATGGTTCCAGCTTAGGAACGCCAGCGCTTGATAATTTGGTGAAAGACATTCAGCCGCGTATCTCTCAGTTCAAAGATAAAAAACCAAGTAAGAATTTTGAAAGAGAATCATGGGCAAATACAGAGGGCGTAGCGAAAGACCTTGTTACTCGTTCTGAATTGATTCGCAAAAAAGTTGAAAGCGGTGATCTTCGCATTGTTTCTTCTCTTTATGATTTAGAGTCTGGTCACGTAGCATTTAAGAACGAACCGACTTTGCAAATGCGTATTCCGGCAAGCGTTGATGAACCTAAAAAGGAAGAATCTCATTCTCACGAAAAGGCCGGTCACACTTGCGATAAATGCAAAGAAAAAAAGAAAGCCGAAGTGGCGAAACACAGCCATGGCGAAGAAAAGAAAACGGATAAAAAAGCTCACGACGAGCACGCTCCTGACGCGCACTCAGAGCACAGCCACTAA
- a CDS encoding nucleoside deaminase, with protein MKKEFMLRAIELSRKNMQAGAGGPFGAVIVKDGKVIGEGWNKVTSSNDPTAHAEVVAIRNACESAKNFSLDGAEIYTSCEPCPMCLSAIYWARIGKIYYANTRKDAAEINFDDDFIYEEIPKAISDRKVPMEQCAHQEALAVFKEWQTKADKVPY; from the coding sequence ATGAAAAAGGAATTCATGCTTAGAGCTATTGAGCTCTCTAGAAAAAACATGCAGGCTGGCGCTGGGGGCCCATTCGGAGCTGTCATCGTCAAAGATGGTAAAGTTATCGGAGAAGGTTGGAACAAAGTAACCTCTTCGAACGATCCCACGGCCCACGCGGAAGTTGTGGCGATCCGTAACGCTTGCGAAAGCGCAAAGAACTTCAGCCTGGATGGCGCAGAAATCTATACAAGTTGTGAACCTTGCCCTATGTGCCTTTCGGCAATTTACTGGGCGCGCATCGGTAAAATCTATTACGCCAACACCAGAAAAGATGCGGCAGAAATCAATTTCGATGACGACTTCATCTATGAAGAGATCCCCAAAGCCATTTCAGACCGCAAAGTCCCTATGGAACAATGTGCTCATCAGGAAGCCTTAGCGGTATTCAAAGAGTGGCAAACAAAAGCAGATAAAGTGCCCTACTAA
- the groL gene encoding chaperonin GroEL (60 kDa chaperone family; promotes refolding of misfolded polypeptides especially under stressful conditions; forms two stacked rings of heptamers to form a barrel-shaped 14mer; ends can be capped by GroES; misfolded proteins enter the barrel where they are refolded when GroES binds), translating to MSKVLTFSEDARAHILKGVNTLANAVKVTLGPKGRNVVIDKSFGSPLITKDGVTVAKEIELENKFENMGAQMVKEVASKTNDEAGDGTTTATVLAQAIYREGAKLVSAGHNPMSIKRGIDKAVATVIDELKSMAKPVKGSNEVAQVGSISANNDKEIGQMLADAMDKVGKEGVITIEESKTAKTEVTVVEGMQFDRGYLSPYFVTNAERMEAVLENAYVLVYDKKISSMKDMIGILEGVAKQGRQLLIIAEDVEGEALATLVVNKLRGTLHIAAVKAPGFGDRRKAMLEDIAILTGAKVISEDIGRKLEQATVADLGIAKRIVVDKDNTTIIDGSGKKADIQARVATIKSQIDETSSDYDKEKLKERLAKLAGGVAVIHVGAPSEVEMKEKKHRVEDALNATRAAVEEGIVAGGGTALLRASQKVDKTKFSEEESFGAMIIKRACEEPIRQISANAGLDGAIVLDRILQNKSATWGFNAYSDEYTDLIKDGVIDPVKVVRCALTNAASVASLMLTTETMIAEAPKKDAPMPAGAPGMGGMGGMGDMM from the coding sequence ATGTCTAAAGTATTAACATTCTCAGAAGACGCTCGCGCGCACATCTTGAAAGGTGTGAACACTCTTGCGAACGCAGTAAAAGTAACTTTGGGACCAAAAGGTCGTAACGTAGTTATCGACAAATCTTTCGGTTCTCCTCTTATCACTAAAGACGGTGTCACTGTTGCCAAAGAAATCGAATTGGAAAACAAATTCGAAAACATGGGCGCTCAAATGGTTAAAGAAGTTGCTTCTAAAACCAATGATGAAGCCGGTGACGGTACAACAACTGCAACTGTTCTAGCACAAGCTATCTATCGCGAAGGTGCTAAACTTGTTTCTGCAGGCCACAACCCAATGTCAATCAAACGTGGTATCGACAAAGCGGTAGCAACTGTTATCGACGAGTTGAAATCAATGGCGAAACCTGTAAAAGGTTCGAACGAAGTTGCTCAAGTTGGTTCTATCTCTGCAAACAACGATAAAGAAATCGGTCAAATGCTTGCAGACGCTATGGATAAAGTTGGCAAAGAAGGCGTTATCACTATCGAAGAATCTAAAACTGCGAAAACAGAAGTAACAGTTGTAGAAGGTATGCAATTCGACCGTGGTTACCTTTCTCCATACTTCGTAACTAACGCAGAAAGAATGGAAGCAGTTCTTGAGAACGCTTACGTTCTTGTTTACGACAAAAAAATCTCTTCAATGAAAGATATGATCGGTATCCTTGAAGGCGTTGCTAAGCAAGGTCGTCAATTGTTGATCATCGCTGAAGACGTTGAAGGCGAAGCACTTGCAACTCTAGTTGTGAACAAACTTCGTGGCACTCTTCACATTGCTGCAGTTAAAGCTCCTGGCTTCGGTGACCGTCGTAAAGCTATGCTTGAAGACATCGCTATCTTGACTGGCGCAAAAGTGATCTCTGAAGATATCGGTCGCAAACTTGAGCAAGCTACTGTAGCTGACCTAGGTATCGCGAAACGTATCGTTGTAGATAAAGACAACACAACTATCATTGATGGTTCTGGTAAAAAAGCCGACATCCAAGCTCGTGTTGCTACAATCAAATCTCAAATCGACGAAACTTCATCTGACTACGACAAAGAAAAATTGAAAGAGCGTTTGGCTAAATTGGCTGGCGGCGTAGCTGTTATCCACGTTGGTGCTCCTTCTGAAGTAGAGATGAAAGAGAAAAAACACCGCGTAGAAGACGCTTTGAACGCGACTCGCGCTGCTGTTGAAGAAGGTATCGTAGCTGGTGGTGGTACTGCTTTGCTTCGCGCTTCTCAAAAAGTTGATAAAACTAAATTCTCTGAAGAAGAGTCTTTCGGTGCGATGATCATCAAACGTGCTTGTGAAGAGCCAATTCGTCAAATCTCTGCAAACGCAGGTCTTGATGGCGCGATCGTTTTGGATCGTATCCTTCAAAACAAATCTGCTACTTGGGGATTCAATGCTTACTCTGACGAATACACTGACCTAATCAAAGACGGTGTTATCGATCCAGTTAAAGTTGTTCGTTGTGCATTGACTAACGCTGCTTCTGTAGCTTCTTTGATGCTTACTACTGAAACAATGATCGCTGAAGCTCCTAAGAAAGATGCTCCAATGCCTGCTGGTGCTCCTGGCATGGGCGGTATGGGTGGAATGGGCGATATGATGTAA
- the groES gene encoding co-chaperone GroES — protein MGVRPLHDRILVRRMAEEEKTAGGLFIPDTAKEKPQRGEIIATGKGRITEDGKVLPLEVKVGDKVLFGKYAGTELKLEGDEYLMMREEDILGVFN, from the coding sequence ATTGGCGTTCGTCCACTTCATGACAGAATTCTAGTTCGCAGAATGGCGGAAGAAGAAAAAACCGCTGGCGGACTTTTCATCCCAGATACAGCAAAAGAAAAACCACAACGTGGCGAAATCATCGCTACAGGCAAAGGCCGTATCACTGAAGACGGAAAAGTACTTCCTCTTGAAGTGAAAGTTGGCGACAAAGTGCTTTTCGGAAAATACGCAGGCACAGAGTTGAAACTTGAGGGCGACGAATACCTAATGATGCGCGAAGAAGACATCTTGGGCGTATTCAACTAA
- a CDS encoding DUF6531 domain-containing protein — translation MKKAILAFAFLFSAQAYALVDMKNANYSNTWIDMDVPGSGYDLKIIRTYNSRSLFNGMFGFGWCSDFETSMEVNAEGNIKVKECGGGLEVTFSPREVTRKDVESTIAQIINRMKAEKKVGLTEAAINNLKTQMLEDDNVRSEYAAQYGIKVPVKEGTKFYANGREVEHFIFNKTYYTRNLPDGSAQRYSPQGKLTHIYDKNGNYLKFDYDKDVIASIQDNNGRRLGFKYYQNKKVKSITGPNGLMAEYKFANLDDLSSVKNAWLKTYTYEYDELHNLTKATWPDKTFVSIKYDKKNDWVVAFADRDKCIESYKYESSTNDPKNHYWSTVKKTCGKEVMADNKYEFWHQQRADGQYFLQRVMTTVSGNVTDITYHEVFGKPVSIRRNADRVSYEYYPDGLVKVKAAPNVRMAYEYDPKVKKVSSVTSTFFNEKGAKVATKTTQFKWDGKGNLAYAQNSDGQKINMTYDNRGRIATITDQAKKVVKIEYEERYGKPSIVTRPGLGTIVVSYKPNGEINKVDSKEGPSVAMQVASTFNNLLDIIAPATAEMYL, via the coding sequence ATGAAGAAAGCAATATTGGCGTTCGCTTTTCTTTTTTCAGCACAAGCTTATGCTCTTGTGGATATGAAAAATGCCAACTATTCCAATACATGGATTGATATGGACGTTCCCGGAAGTGGTTATGATCTTAAGATCATTCGCACTTACAACAGCCGTTCTTTGTTCAATGGTATGTTCGGATTCGGCTGGTGTTCGGATTTTGAAACTTCCATGGAAGTAAATGCCGAAGGCAACATCAAAGTAAAAGAGTGTGGCGGTGGTTTAGAGGTGACGTTCTCTCCTCGCGAAGTGACTCGTAAAGATGTTGAAAGCACCATTGCTCAAATCATCAACCGCATGAAGGCTGAAAAGAAAGTTGGATTGACGGAAGCGGCGATCAATAACTTGAAAACGCAGATGCTTGAAGATGACAACGTTCGCTCAGAATATGCGGCTCAGTATGGAATCAAAGTTCCAGTTAAAGAAGGCACGAAGTTTTATGCAAATGGCCGCGAAGTAGAGCACTTCATCTTCAATAAGACTTACTACACCCGTAATCTTCCCGATGGCAGCGCTCAACGCTACAGCCCTCAAGGGAAACTGACTCACATCTACGATAAAAACGGAAATTACCTGAAGTTTGACTACGACAAAGACGTTATCGCCTCTATCCAGGATAATAACGGCCGTCGTTTGGGCTTTAAGTACTATCAGAACAAAAAAGTAAAATCCATCACAGGTCCGAATGGCTTGATGGCGGAATACAAGTTTGCAAACCTTGATGATCTTTCTTCAGTAAAGAATGCTTGGTTAAAAACTTATACCTACGAATACGATGAGCTTCACAACTTAACTAAAGCTACGTGGCCAGATAAAACATTCGTTTCTATCAAATATGATAAAAAGAATGACTGGGTTGTCGCTTTTGCAGACCGCGATAAATGTATCGAGTCTTATAAGTACGAATCCTCTACAAACGATCCTAAAAATCACTACTGGTCGACAGTTAAGAAAACTTGCGGCAAAGAAGTGATGGCCGACAATAAATACGAATTCTGGCATCAGCAACGCGCTGATGGTCAGTACTTCTTGCAACGTGTGATGACGACTGTCAGCGGTAACGTGACAGACATCACTTACCACGAAGTCTTCGGCAAACCTGTTTCTATCCGTAGAAATGCAGACCGCGTTTCTTACGAGTACTATCCAGATGGACTAGTAAAAGTAAAGGCAGCACCCAATGTTCGTATGGCTTACGAATATGATCCAAAAGTTAAAAAGGTAAGCTCAGTAACAAGCACTTTCTTTAACGAAAAAGGTGCAAAAGTTGCTACTAAAACCACTCAGTTCAAATGGGACGGTAAAGGCAACCTGGCTTATGCTCAAAACAGTGATGGTCAGAAAATCAATATGACTTACGATAACCGTGGTCGTATTGCGACAATCACCGACCAAGCTAAGAAAGTGGTTAAAATCGAGTACGAAGAGCGCTACGGCAAGCCTTCCATCGTAACCCGCCCTGGCTTGGGGACTATTGTAGTTAGCTATAAACCAAATGGCGAAATCAACAAAGTAGACAGCAAAGAAGGTCCTTCAGTTGCAATGCAAGTCGCTAGTACCTTTAATAACTTGTTAGATATTATTGCCCCTGCAACCGCAGAAATGTATCTATAA
- the queF gene encoding preQ(1) synthase: MKKKTGRDAKELANFALGENQTQYPETYAPEILEAFDNKNPGKIAWTTFVCTEFTSLCPKTRQPDFAKIFVNYIADKKMVESKSLKLYLFSFRNHGDFHEDCVQTICDDLVALMKPKYIEVVGEFTPRGGIAIYPYASYAVKDKFFQDLYKKRLSEYAPGKYSMELSKLY, from the coding sequence ATGAAAAAGAAAACTGGCCGAGACGCAAAAGAACTAGCTAACTTCGCCTTAGGCGAAAACCAAACTCAATATCCAGAGACATATGCTCCTGAGATATTGGAAGCTTTCGATAATAAGAATCCAGGCAAAATTGCTTGGACGACATTTGTTTGTACCGAGTTTACTTCTTTGTGCCCAAAGACGCGCCAACCTGATTTCGCTAAAATTTTTGTTAACTACATCGCTGACAAAAAGATGGTCGAATCAAAATCGTTAAAACTTTATCTTTTCAGCTTCCGCAATCACGGTGATTTCCACGAAGACTGTGTGCAAACAATTTGTGACGATCTTGTGGCGCTCATGAAACCGAAATATATCGAAGTCGTTGGGGAGTTCACTCCGCGCGGGGGAATCGCGATTTATCCTTACGCGAGCTACGCGGTTAAAGATAAGTTCTTCCAAGATTTGTATAAGAAACGTTTGAGCGAATATGCTCCAGGCAAGTACTCCATGGAGCTTTCAAAGCTTTATTAG
- a CDS encoding outer membrane protein, translated as MKSFLLSFLFVASCFISVSSTAFGQTIAQNTYVSTVDQDLAIKSIVLVPTTDNVGGIYSRPVEEELRKALNEDKQWSLANYPSDVKVNSALLDEKPQDVQKILEASKSEAALTSKIIRGPRGISITLTLFVGREGLPLLQESLNDYKGFETAEIRNEARKLFENLKYRMPFRSTILSRRGQQVTLNLGSAYGLKPESRVSVVQIIKVNRHPKLKFMVSTEKEVLGRVKLFKVEPYLSFGYVEMEKEPGVIAVGSKVMPDEFVKYSVPVTTPSGKVLQDISTRPDKEVAFGEDPHEWLPTMPPQFGKIELMAGFASYTQNVNLQTAGSISGSSSLAPNILVRGEIWLNPQWYVGVLLRQSVFSMDNDLAGSSPGSLNMSMGQYGVNFGYNFLLTNDFFGPKLQIAGGYTNTNFSVDDSTPTAYTTMKYGGFALSVAGQFPLSEELPVDIGGKLDFYLNPSLSENKTSGASSDNKINSFSFFVDYKLKTRFKIRGELLLENYTSDFSGTGQRTDPATSTSHKMTTLMGGVQYLF; from the coding sequence ATGAAATCATTTCTTCTTAGTTTCCTCTTCGTCGCGTCCTGTTTCATTTCCGTATCTTCGACAGCATTTGGCCAGACTATTGCCCAGAACACTTACGTCAGCACCGTTGACCAAGATCTAGCAATTAAGTCCATCGTACTTGTCCCCACAACCGACAACGTTGGTGGAATTTATTCTCGCCCCGTTGAAGAAGAACTAAGAAAAGCGCTGAATGAGGATAAACAGTGGTCATTGGCGAATTATCCTTCCGACGTAAAAGTGAATTCAGCGTTGCTTGATGAAAAGCCTCAAGACGTTCAAAAAATTTTAGAAGCCTCAAAGAGCGAAGCGGCTTTGACTTCAAAAATCATTCGTGGTCCTCGAGGAATTTCGATCACGCTAACACTTTTTGTAGGCCGCGAAGGTTTGCCTTTGTTGCAGGAATCATTAAACGACTACAAAGGTTTTGAAACGGCGGAAATCAGAAACGAAGCCAGAAAACTTTTTGAGAATTTAAAATACAGAATGCCGTTTCGCTCGACGATCTTAAGTCGTCGTGGTCAGCAAGTGACATTGAACTTAGGAAGCGCTTACGGTCTTAAACCTGAAAGCCGTGTGTCCGTTGTTCAAATCATCAAAGTAAATCGTCATCCAAAATTGAAGTTCATGGTCAGCACAGAAAAAGAAGTTCTGGGCCGCGTGAAGCTTTTTAAAGTGGAGCCGTACTTAAGCTTCGGTTACGTCGAAATGGAAAAAGAACCAGGCGTCATCGCCGTAGGTTCGAAAGTCATGCCGGATGAATTTGTGAAATACTCCGTCCCAGTGACAACGCCTTCAGGAAAGGTTCTTCAAGATATCTCCACTAGACCCGACAAAGAAGTCGCTTTTGGCGAGGATCCACATGAATGGTTACCAACAATGCCACCTCAATTCGGAAAAATCGAATTGATGGCGGGCTTTGCAAGCTATACGCAAAACGTAAACCTACAAACCGCAGGCTCGATCAGCGGCAGCAGCAGCCTCGCTCCAAATATTTTAGTGCGCGGTGAAATCTGGTTGAACCCGCAATGGTACGTAGGCGTCCTATTACGCCAATCCGTATTCTCAATGGATAACGACCTAGCCGGATCCTCCCCAGGAAGCTTAAACATGTCGATGGGCCAATACGGCGTTAACTTCGGTTACAACTTCCTATTAACAAACGACTTCTTCGGCCCAAAACTACAAATCGCCGGCGGCTACACGAACACAAACTTCAGCGTGGACGACAGCACACCAACAGCCTACACAACAATGAAATACGGCGGCTTCGCCTTAAGCGTAGCCGGCCAATTCCCATTATCCGAAGAACTCCCAGTAGACATCGGTGGCAAACTAGATTTCTACCTAAACCCATCCCTAAGCGAAAACAAAACCAGCGGAGCCTCGTCCGACAACAAAATCAACAGCTTCAGCTTCTTCGTAGACTATAAACTAAAAACCCGCTTCAAAATCAGAGGAGAACTCCTCCTAGAAAACTACACATCCGACTTCTCAGGCACCGGCCAAAGAACCGACCCAGCCACAAGCACCAGCCACAAAATGACAACCTTGATGGGCGGCGTACAATACTTGTTCTAA
- a CDS encoding SlyX family protein, which produces MDEQRFIDIETKLAHQEMIVEELNQVLYQQQKTIDQLEKMVQGLTAKLKELMTDESGLEIRGHEKPPHY; this is translated from the coding sequence ATGGACGAACAACGTTTTATCGATATCGAAACTAAATTGGCTCACCAAGAAATGATCGTGGAAGAACTAAACCAAGTTCTTTACCAACAACAAAAGACGATCGACCAACTGGAAAAGATGGTTCAAGGGTTAACTGCGAAACTAAAAGAGCTGATGACGGATGAAAGCGGCCTTGAGATTCGTGGTCACGAAAAGCCGCCTCACTACTAG
- a CDS encoding type II secretion system F family protein has protein sequence MSFLFNEWIMIPLFGVCVFVIVILWADKAIDWLHKRSLGQRDEVIRLLRLMGNEVDEKKITILILLMSFGVGALAFLALWPSVLMGFVFGASLTVAGWQLPLLLVRLTYEQRCSKFTDQMVDGLTIMANGIKAGSNPQESMKRVVEIMGNPISQEFAQVLYQMQVGDSFESALNDLGTRIPRPDVQMFVTAINILKETGGNLAETFQTIVLTIRERQKVEKKIQALTAQGLMQGIIVTLIPFILMGVFFMVDPGFIKPMFSTTLGLVLLFVMLALQVIGGVVIKKLVTIKV, from the coding sequence ATGAGTTTTCTGTTTAACGAATGGATTATGATTCCTCTTTTTGGCGTGTGCGTGTTCGTCATAGTTATCCTATGGGCGGACAAAGCTATCGACTGGCTTCATAAGCGCAGTCTGGGCCAAAGAGATGAAGTCATTCGTCTTCTTCGTTTGATGGGCAATGAAGTGGATGAAAAAAAGATCACGATCTTGATCCTTCTTATGAGCTTCGGCGTGGGTGCATTGGCATTCTTAGCTTTGTGGCCCAGTGTTTTAATGGGATTTGTTTTCGGAGCTTCCTTAACCGTCGCTGGCTGGCAGCTTCCACTTCTTCTAGTTCGTCTGACTTATGAACAGCGCTGCTCAAAATTCACAGATCAAATGGTGGATGGTCTTACGATTATGGCCAACGGTATTAAAGCTGGATCGAATCCCCAAGAATCAATGAAGCGCGTTGTAGAGATCATGGGAAACCCGATCAGCCAAGAATTCGCACAAGTTCTATATCAGATGCAAGTCGGTGATAGTTTTGAAAGTGCTCTGAATGACTTAGGCACGCGCATTCCACGTCCTGATGTACAAATGTTTGTGACCGCGATCAATATCTTAAAAGAGACCGGCGGTAACTTGGCAGAGACTTTCCAGACCATCGTCTTAACAATTCGTGAAAGACAAAAGGTAGAGAAAAAAATTCAAGCACTGACTGCGCAAGGTCTCATGCAAGGGATCATCGTCACTCTGATTCCGTTCATCTTGATGGGCGTCTTTTTCATGGTGGATCCGGGTTTCATCAAACCCATGTTTAGCACAACCCTAGGTCTAGTGTTGCTGTTCGTGATGCTAGCGTTGCAAGTAATTGGTGGCGTAGTAATTAAAAAACTTGTTACCATCAAAGTGTAG
- a CDS encoding response regulator yields MKIRFAVIDDAAFLRELVKNIVTSAGGVCVGEAANGDEAITLVESTLPELVFLDMVMPLRNGIETAKVLKELHPEIKIIGCSTIDQEAYVQKAYEAGFDAYVTKPFSKEQILEAISKVLPQQGESTHGRT; encoded by the coding sequence ATGAAGATACGTTTTGCTGTTATCGACGATGCCGCTTTCTTGCGTGAACTGGTGAAGAATATTGTCACTTCGGCCGGTGGCGTTTGCGTCGGCGAAGCCGCCAATGGTGATGAAGCGATCACGCTTGTTGAATCCACCCTGCCTGAACTTGTATTTCTTGATATGGTCATGCCTCTTCGAAACGGCATTGAAACCGCCAAAGTTTTAAAAGAACTTCATCCAGAAATTAAAATCATCGGTTGCTCTACAATCGATCAAGAGGCCTATGTGCAGAAGGCTTATGAAGCCGGCTTTGATGCTTATGTGACAAAGCCTTTCAGCAAGGAACAAATCTTAGAAGCTATTTCCAAAGTATTACCGCAGCAGGGAGAGTCCACTCATGGAAGAACTTAA